The following are from one region of the Hevea brasiliensis isolate MT/VB/25A 57/8 unplaced genomic scaffold, ASM3005281v1 Scaf421, whole genome shotgun sequence genome:
- the LOC131177358 gene encoding transcription factor HEC3-like yields MDINPSKFTNHTSDLEMSMENQIFHDQIPFNSYCPAGYSLQTHQTPSSSSTTPIPISTFLVDHIGIGNYNMEEVEGPEEELVAMKEMMYKIAAMQPVDIDPATIRKPKRRNVRISDDPQSVAARHRRERISEKMRILQRLVPGGTKMDTASMLDEAILYVKFLKRQIRLLQSNQNPPCIGGWKPLVSTTSSTLESPAPAGPGNAFLSNGGDPAAMCFNHEVISD; encoded by the coding sequence ATGGATATCAACCCTTCTAAGTTCACAAACCACACTTCAGACCTTGAAATGTCCATGGAAAACCAAATCTTCCATGACCAAATTCCTTTCAACTCATATTGTCCTGCAGGTTACTCTCTCCAAACACACCAAacaccttcttcttcttctactacTCCCATCCCCATCTCAACCTTTCTTGTTGACCACATAGGCATAGGAAACTATAACATGGAGGAAGTGGAAGGGCCAGAAGAAGAGCTAGTAGCCATGAAAGAAATGATGTACAAAATCGCAGCTATGCAGCCTGTAGATATAGATCCAGCAACAATTCGCAAGCCCAAAAGACGAAACGTAAGGATAAGTGATGACCCCCAGAGCGTGGCAGCACGTCATAGGAGAGAAAGAATAAGCGAAAAGATGAGAATTTTGCAAAGACTTGTTCCTGGAGGAACAAAAATGGACACTGCCTCCATGCTAGATGAAGCTATTCTTTATGTCAAGTTCTTGAAAAGACAGATTCGCTTACTCCAATCTAATCAAAACCCACCATGCATTGGAGGCTGGAAACCTCTTGTTTCCACCACATCGTCCACCCTTGAGTCTCCGGCACCAGCAGGCCCTGGAAACGCTTTTCTCAGTAATGGTGGTGACCCTGCAGCTATGTGCTTCAATCATGAGGTAATAAGTGATTAG